The genomic window ttgacatatcaaccaataagagatgtggggtgtgcatgtttTTTTTTCGAGAGTATGCCAACGGCATACCGTATTTTTATAGAAGGCAGAGAAATATGTACAAGAACCCATACGAGATGCAAACAAGTCGTAGGGCGAACCCACTCAACACCTACGCCCTAGCTGCTAAAACTAATCTCTCACAAAAGGATCTAAAGCACCAACTCCGCCAAGCTCAGCCTTCCTCCAATCCTCGATCTCATCAAGGATTTCATCTTTAAGTTGAGCCACCGATCTTTGCCTAGGAACATTGTTAAAGACTCGTGCGTTGCGTTGTTTCCATAGTGCCCAGGCAATTAAGATTATGATGGAGTCGAATCCTGGTCTCAGCTTGCCTTTGACCTGCATCCTCTGTTCAAGCCACCAATGCAAGAACGTGGCCTCTGGGCCGGGGATTTGAGTATTGAGCCTCCACTCGTTGAAACAAGTGAGCCAAACCTCTCTCGCGTAACCACATTGAGCGAGTATGTGATCAGGGTTATCCTCATCTTGAAGACACGTGTAGCATGCCGACGGTGCGTCCTGAAGGCCGTGTCGAGCCCGACGATCAGAGGTCCAGAGGCGGTGTTGGCAGGCAAGCCACATGAAGATTTTGCATTTTAACGGCGCCCAACTTCTCCAAATGCTCTCAGCGGTGGGGGTTTTAATCTGTCCCATGTGAAGCCACTTGTATGTGGCACTGGCATTGTATCTTCCGGACTCGTGGCAAGGCCAAGTGAATTGGTCGGGCTCCGCCACGTCCCTCTCCACGGAGTTGATGGCTTGGCAAAGGGAGTAAACTTGCATGTGTCCCAAGAAAGACAGCTCGCCTTGCACATCATGCGTCCATGCATTGTTAGTGAGAGCATCCTTCACCGTTCTTCTGTTCTTGTTCCTCGTGCTAACCATCTCGTGAAGTAGAGGGGCGATGTCAACGATTGCCACTCCATGAATCCAGCGGTCCTTCCAGAAGAGGACGCTAGATCCCTCCCCCACCTTGATTCTGACGAGGCTATTGAAAACTTCTCGCGCTTGCTCGTCAACAATCAAATGCAGCCCTTGTCATGGCCTAGTCGGATCCGTTCTTCTCAGCCATTCCCAACGCACACGAAGTGCCAACGCTTGCAGCTCCAGATTCTTCACACCCAAACCTCCAAAGGTTGTTGGCTTGCACACCGCGTCCCACGCGACAAGACATTGACCGCCATGGCTTTTCTCTTTGCCAGCCCAGAAGAAGGAACGCATCCACTTATTAATCTCCTCAAGAACCCACACGGGAGGGTCAAGCACAAGGAGTTGGTGCACGGGCCGCACGGCGATCACGGTTTTGACAAGGATCAGTCGCCCTGGCCTCTGAATGAGTCCTCTTTGCCAGGCCGGAATGAACTTCCTCACTTGATCAAGAAGCGGCTGCCAGTCCGCTCTAGTTAGCTGGTTGATAGCAAGTTGGAGACCGAGGTAACGACATGGGAAGTTTCCCAGTTTGCAATGCAGTATCTCCTCCACTCTCTGCTGATCATTCTCGTTGTGTCTGATTAGGGCCGCGTTGGATTTGCCGTAGTTGATTTTGAGACCAGAAGCGTTGCCAAATATGTCAAAGGTGTCCTTGACAAATGTCAGGTTTTGTGTGGTTGGCCTCAGGAAAAGTGCCAGGTCATCGGCATATAGAGAAAGGCGCTGAGTAGCAGAGACGCCTTTGAAAGAGCTAATGACACCTTGCTCGGTTGCTTTTCTGAGAATGGAGGTGAGGGAGTCCATGGCGATCACGAACAGCAGCGGTGAGACTGGATCACCTTGCCTTAGCCCCTTAGCATGTCGAAAGCGCCGAGCCGGGACTCCATTGACTAACACTCTGGTGTTTGCTGAGCAGAGCAGGATCGAAATCCAGGAAATCCACCTCTGGCCGAAGCCCTTTGCTCTAAGGTTCTCCAGCAAGAATGGCCACGACAAAGAATCGAAGGCTTTTGAGATATCCAGCTTGAGAAACAACCCCTTCTCTTTTCTAGCATTGAGCTTCCGAGCGAGCTGCCTTACGAGGAGGTAGTTGTCATGGATGTTCCTCCCCTTAATGAAAGCTGATTGATTGATGTCCACGATCTCAGACATGCGGGGACTCGCTCTGTTTGCCAGCAGCTTGGCAAAAAGCTTGGCAAAGCTATGGGGCAGGCTAATCGGCCTGTAGTCGCCAACCTCCAGAGCATCGGGGGTTTTGGGGATCAGAACAATATGCGCACGGTTTAGCTTCTCAAAACCTCTGCCATCTCCCACATAAAGCTTCATCAGAGCCACCATAATGTCTCCCTTGATGATCGGCCAAGCGGTGTGGTAGAATGCCCCAATGAAACCGTCAGGGCCAGGTGCTCTCTCTGCGGGGATCTCTTTGATCACCTTCCAGACTTCCTCTTCCGTAAACATGAGATCAAGTTCACCGAGATTGCATCGAGGAATCTGGAGGTACTCCAAATCAAGCGCATTAACCCGAGCATCAGCTTTTCCTAGTAGGTTTTCAAAGGCCTCGGAGAAGACATCCTCTTTGTCCGCTTGATCAGTAACGATTTCATCACCTTTTTTGATGCAAGATATAAAATTCTTCGCTCGTCTCCCATTAGCAACGGCCTGGAACAGTTTGGTGTTGGCGTCACCGTCTCTCAGCCAACGGATCCTTGATCTTTGCCTGTCTATGGTTCGCTCGAGAGATGCTAGACCAAGCAGGGAGAGCTTCAAAGTTCTGCGCAGCCACGTTTCCAGATCAGACAGATCTCTCATCTCCTGGGCTCTATCAAGTTTCGCAATCAGCCAATTTGCAGTTTTCATGCGCATTTTGATATTGCCGGTCTTTTTCTGCCCCCAAGCTTGCAGATAGGAGGCCGTGTTCCTGAACAGCGCATCCAGCCTTTTGAACGGATCGAAGATCTCATTGTTGCAAACCCAAGCCTCTCTGACGGCATCTTCAAATCCATCTAGCTTTGTCCAATAGAGCTCAAAGCGAAAGCGCTTTTTAGCTCCAAGCATGTTGCTCGTAGAGAGATGAAGTGGTGCATGGTCCGACGCGCTGGTGGATAGAGCTTGCAAGAGATAGTCCGGGTGAGCCAACTCCCACTCCACCGAAACCATCAATCTGTCAATTTTGGTTAAAGTCGGAGTGTTTCTCTCGTTCGACCAAGTGAACCTGCGCCCATGCATGTATAGCTCCTTGAGCTCATGGTCATCGACAAAGTTTTGAAATTTTGTCATCATTGCTCTGTTTAGGTTCTGATTGCTCTTCTCTAAACCACGAAGGATCATATTAAAGTCGCCGAGGCACATCCACGGGCCGGGGCAAAGCAGTCTACGGGCGCAAAGATCGTTGAGGAATTGAGTTTTAAGCTCATCTCCCTGGGGGCATACACTACTGAGATCCACCACTCGTTACCATCCAGTTGTCTCACTTTGCCTGTTAGGAAATTAGTGTCGACCTATATGTTATCCACCGTCAGGCACGAGGAGTCCCAGGCAAGTAAGATACCTCCACACGTATCCACCGCAGGCAAGTAGGAAAAACCATCAAGAGATGGCCCAATGCATTGCAAAACTAAAAATTGATCCACAGTGTCCAATTTGGTCTCCTGTAAACACACCATGTTGACTCTCAACGAGGCAATGAACTCTCTAACTACTTTCCTCTTAGCTGGATTATTTAATCCTCTCACATTCCAGCATAAAATTTGTGGGTTGTAATCCATGGATGATCGACAACTCcaacaccgggggggggggggggtagaactCAGCACACTTCAATCGAAGCCTCGGAGCCTCCAGCAAGATCAACGTTGTTGGGGACGCACTTGCCAAACAGGGCGGCAATGACCCTGACGTGCTGCTCACGTAGTGGTGAATCAAACAACTCTTGGATCTCCTTTACGGCCTCGTCATCGACCACCATGTCTTCCGGGACCAAGCCGAGCGCGCAGAAGCACATTCTCCACCTTGCCAGACTTGTGGGCGCCCGTTCCCCCAGATTTCTTGGACGACCACGTAGTGCGCTTGGGAGTGAACGGCTCGGCCTCCGGACGAAGGGAGGAAACTTCGCGCAACAAGGGGGGGggcaagcttcttgacgatggaGGAGCAGAAACTCTTGAGACGTGCATAGGCGATGGCTTCCTATGGGGTCATGCCATCCGACAAGCCCGTCTCCGGCAAGGCCTGGGGTTGAATCATTATCGCTGAGGTTGGCGCGATCGGAAGGCCAGGAACAGTGTGCATCTCAGACTCCAAGCGCAGCGAAGGGGCAGACGTGCATGGGGAGACCGCTTCCTCCAATGGGTTGCATGCATGGTTCCCATCAGAGTGTCCCATCAATGCTGCAGCAACCGACAGTGGGTCCCGCATAATCTCCTTGGGCTGCGAACTGTCGGCCCCAATGATTGGTTGTATTGCTTCCTCTTGTCCAGTCTTGTCGTGATCCGTTGCCTCGGGGTGGGTGAAAGGATCCCGCGTGGGAGCCCTGCTGTCGGCCCCAACAAATCGCATCTCCTCGGCTGTTGCGCTCGGCGTCCCCACCTCTAGAGTCCTTGCTGCCGGAGACAACGTAGGCTGGTCGCGCACCACCAGCGACCCTGACTCAACGTCTCTCGATGGCAGCAGATCGTCCACGCGATTGGCCAGGAGCGGATCCGAGACCGCAGTGGCGGGCCCCTCCGCGACCGCCCTGTGCGGCCCACCAATGCTTGAGCCGCCAACGGGAACATGCGCATTCTCCTGCCGCGGCGTAACAGCATGCAGTCTGTCTGGTCCCGCCACAGTCACAGTCCTTATCTCTTCATTTGAACGAACACCCGAAGCGTCTGTGGGTCCCTCTTGCGTGGTCAATCGGTCAAAAGCTGAAACTCTGATGGAAAGCCTATCTTTGGATGGAATGGCGGGTCCCGCAGCTGACACAAAGTCCCTGGCAACCATTGGCGGTATGTGCCAGTCAGCACCAGCAGGCGGACGCTCCGGCGAGACTGCTCCGCCGCGCGAACTCCGCTGAGCTCCAACACCGGCGAGACCTCTATCATCCCGGCAACCAAAACGCCAGGGCATgcgatgcggagaaggtgcggcaACCGAACCGCCGCTGCCACTGAACCTGCCATCAGATGGGAGCCTGCTCTGGCCGCTGTCCGATGAGACCCCCAGACCCAGCGGCTCGTCGCGATAGGAGAAGTCAGTGAAGGAGTCCAGGTGGATTAAGATCTTATACTGAAGCAACGCTGGCTCCGACAGAGGAGCGATCAGTCCCGGCTCAGGGATGGCCAGCCATCGGAGAGAGGGGATGGCCTCGGGGTCCGCCGTCCAGGCGGTAAGCTTGAAAGCAGAAAGGTCGCGGCGCGCAAAGGTCTCCGGCGCCACCGAATCCACCAGGCAAGAGGAGCCCAGCAGGTCCTCTGCAATCTCCCTCTCCCAAGCGTGCAGTGGGATCCCTTCCAGAACAAGAGAGACCTTGAAGTTGAGGACGGAGTGAACAGCTTGAGCTTGGCGATTCCATTGGCGGAAGTATAGCCGCACACCCTGGAACTCGATGAACGGCTTGGCCGCCACTTGTTTGCGATGATCCTGTCTCGCGAAGACGACCAGAAAGTCCTCCGGCCTGAAGCAGTGGACGGAGAGCCACTCCGGCTCGATACCGACCACTGCGCCAAGCGCCTGAATCACGAACTCGGGGGGGATGTCGTGCCTCGCTCCTCCCGTGTAGGCCACCATGGCGAACTGGAGCCGCCGCTCCAGGTCACCCATGCCTAGCGAGCGGCGCACGACGCAGAGCTCGCCGGGGTTGAACCGCTCAAACGGTGGGGGCTCGAGGCGGGGAGCATGGAGGCGCGGCCAGGCCGCGGCCGGGACGAgcgggggcggcggaggaggcgggggGTGCTTGACCGCGGCACCGGGCGGGCGGAGCGGCTGGTCCTTGCGTGCCACCTTTGCCGCCGTCGAGCGCCTGAGCTCttcctccggcgaggggctccggggtCTCTTGCAGTCCTTGGACTCATGGCCGGGGAGTTTGGAGCGGAAGCAAACGACTTTGTTGGTGCAGTCAGATTTGAAATGCCCTTCCTCGAAGCATTTGAAGCATAGTCCCATCATCTCCGACGAGATCTCGCGGCGCGCTCTGGCGGGGGGAGTGGCACGCGAAGGGCCCGAGCCATCGGCGAGGCGACGCAGCCAAAGCTCCTTTTTTGACGGGCGGGGCCGCACCCACTCCGGCgcgcccgccgccgtcgtcgtcaacGCACCAGCACCAGCATCAGCCTCAAGCCCCGCCGGGCCCTGCGCCTCCGAGGACTCGGATTCGGAAGAGAGACCGAGCCCGGACACCACGGGACGCTCACCGGCGCGGCGGAAGGAGGAAGTGACGGAGCGCGGAGTACAGGACATGGCGGTGCTCCGCGGGAGAGGGGGGACAGGGGGAAGGGGCGCGGGCGCCGGACCTACCGCAGCAGGGGGGTGGCCGCCGCTTCCGGAGTGGAAGGCGGCGGGAGGGTGGACGCCGTCGCCGGAGTGGCGAGCGGCGGGGAGGAGGCGCTGCGGAGTCCAAAACTCGCGTCGGGGCATTTGTTtcgggtgtgcatgcttttaatgacttgagactaccaaacacgacatgcagtggttagttcattgcatgcaatgctattaattagcaaatgaatattaagttctctcgttttctcctcctccttcgtcacggtgcacaacctaaaatgacttactcacctagacggaggaagtactGATCTACATGTAGTATCTTTCCCCCAAACTGTCTGTTCCTAAAAGTATCTTAGACCGAAACTGTATCATGTTAAATGATGTGTAATGTGTTGCTCTTCTTGAATTCACATGTGCATGGGAAAACATGATAGAATTGAGTCAAGTACTCCCATCCCATTTCTGGACTGAAATCTGAAGTGAATTGGTTCTACCTGAATTGAATCAAGTTCTCATCATGAACTAAACTGAATTGAAGGGAAATCATGCAGAAATTATGGTGTGTGCTTAAAATTATCTATGAAAAACTGAAGAAATGAAATGCTATCGACCTGTCATGTGGCTGTACTGTTGGGTGCAGATGACTTGAGTTGTACTAAAACCTTTCTCTTGAGCTGGGGGGACGACGAGCTCGGGCGTCCCtcgtctcgccgccgccgccacgcgatGCCCCCGCCCGGCAGCCGCGTCGCCACCTACCTCCGCCGCGCGCGGCTCATCGACTCGCTGCGCCTGCGCCTCCGCTCCccttcctccccgccgccgcccccacccgacGACCCCGTGGTCGCGCTCCACGGCATCCGCGCCGCGCCCACCCCAGCGGCGGCGCTCTCCTTCTTCcgcgccctcccctcgccggccccgCTCCCGCTCTTCCACGCGCTCGCCTCCCGCCTCGCCAACCCCGCGTCGCTCCCCGACCTCCGCTCCCTCCTCGCCTCCTTCcccctgccccctcccccgctcgtgcgcctccgcctcctcgccgccgcggGGGACCACCCTGCCGCCCTCGCCGCCTTCGCCTCCATCCCGACCGCCCCGCACCGCCCCGCCGAGGCGCACACCCTCGTCATCGACCTCCACGCCGGCGCTGGGAACCACGCCGCCGCCGTGGACGCGTTCGGCGCCATGGTCCGCGAGGGCGCGCTCCCCAACGCGCGCACCTACACCGTCGTCGTCGCCCACCTTGCCTCCGCGGGGTTCGTCGACCAGGCGCTCGAGGTGTTCCGGCTCCTGCCGTCGCTGCGCACGCGGCGGACCACCCGGCAGTACAACGTGCTCGCCGAGGCGCTCGCGGACGCCGGGAGGTTCGACCAGCTCCGGTGGCTGGTCCGCGAGATGGCGGCCGTCGACGGCGTCATGCCCGGGCCGCAGACGCGGGCTGCCATCGCCGCCATGAGGGAAGCCGGCCACACGGAGGGCACCGAGGACTTTGTCGAGGAGCTTTCGCCGGACGCAAGGATCCCGTACGCCGTGGACGACgcggacggcgagggaggcagcgaggaggaagaggacggtgAAAAGGACACGCCCAGAGCTAAGGAGACGCCGCTCAAGCCATGGCTGGACCCGCGGGAGCTCGCGAGGGCGCTGGAAGGCTGGGACCCCAAGGAGGTGGCGGAGCTGGAGGCCGCCGGGATCGTCTGGACGCCGCGGCTCGTGTGCAAGCTCCTGCGCGCGTTCAGGAAGCCGGGGACGGCGTGGGAGTTCTTCTGCTGGGTGGCGTGCCGCCCCGGCGGCTTCGCGCACGACCGCGACACCGTGGCGAGGATGGCCGCCATCCTGGCCCGCGCCGGCCGCGACGACCTGGTGGAGCGCCTGCTGGCCAAGGTGCGAGACGACGGCATCCTCCTCCCGTTCGCCACCGTGCGTCTAATCGTCGACTTCTACGGGCTCTCCAAGAATGCCGACGCGGCGGTGAGGGTGTTCCGGGAAGCCGACTCCATCTGCGGCCCCGTGTCGCGGCCCAACCTCGCGCTGCTCTGCTCGTCGCTGCTGAGGACGATGGCCAAGTGCCGGCGAGGGCGCGACGCCACGGAGCTCCTGGAGGAGATGATGGTGACGCGCGGCGTGCTCCCGGACCTGCAGACCTTCTCGGGGCTGATGGAGCACCTGGCCGGCGCCGGCGACCTCAAGGGCGTGCACAGGCTGTTCGGGATGGTGCGGCAGTGCGAGCTGCGGCCCGACGGGCACATGTACGCCGTGCTGATCAGGGCCTACTGCAAGCGGGAGCGCGCGGCGCTCGCGCTGAAGCTGTTCGACGAAATGCGCGGCGCCGGGGTCGCGCCGGACGCGCCCACCAAGGCGCTGCTTGTGAAGAGCCTGTGGCGGGAAGGGAAACTCCGGGAGGCGGCGCTGGTCGAGGAGAGGTGCGAGGAGATGATCACGGCGGGAGGCGGCCTTCCCGGGGCGGCGCCGGGGCATGTGTGGACGGCGAGCGCCGCGGACTTGAACAAGGTGTATGGCATCTATTCCGGGTGCTTTAGGCGGCATGATGCAGAGCAATTGGCGGCTGATGGAGGCACTGATTGATGCTGCTCCACTTCAGAGTTGAGATACAAGAGCACAGCATTTTCAGTGGCATTGCAGCTAGTAAAGAAGAAGCATGGCAACATCGAGGAGGAAGAATGGAATTGCAGCTAAATAAGGTC from Triticum aestivum cultivar Chinese Spring chromosome 3B, IWGSC CS RefSeq v2.1, whole genome shotgun sequence includes these protein-coding regions:
- the LOC123068812 gene encoding pentatricopeptide repeat-containing protein At5g66631; its protein translation is MPPPGSRVATYLRRARLIDSLRLRLRSPSSPPPPPPDDPVVALHGIRAAPTPAAALSFFRALPSPAPLPLFHALASRLANPASLPDLRSLLASFPLPPPPLVRLRLLAAAGDHPAALAAFASIPTAPHRPAEAHTLVIDLHAGAGNHAAAVDAFGAMVREGALPNARTYTVVVAHLASAGFVDQALEVFRLLPSLRTRRTTRQYNVLAEALADAGRFDQLRWLVREMAAVDGVMPGPQTRAAIAAMREAGHTEGTEDFVEELSPDARIPYAVDDADGEGGSEEEEDGEKDTPRAKETPLKPWLDPRELARALEGWDPKEVAELEAAGIVWTPRLVCKLLRAFRKPGTAWEFFCWVACRPGGFAHDRDTVARMAAILARAGRDDLVERLLAKVRDDGILLPFATVRLIVDFYGLSKNADAAVRVFREADSICGPVSRPNLALLCSSLLRTMAKCRRGRDATELLEEMMVTRGVLPDLQTFSGLMEHLAGAGDLKGVHRLFGMVRQCELRPDGHMYAVLIRAYCKRERAALALKLFDEMRGAGVAPDAPTKALLVKSLWREGKLREAALVEERCEEMITAGGGLPGAAPGHVWTASAADLNKVYGIYSGCFRRHDAEQLAADGGTD